In a single window of the Bradyrhizobium sp. ORS 285 genome:
- a CDS encoding N-carbamoyl-D-amino-acid hydrolase — MGPTQRADSRAQTLSRLIELLEQAARQGAKLVVFPELAFTTFFPRWILEGDALDQYFERSMPNASVAALFDRARTLGVGFYVGYAELTPDGRRFNSSILVDPDGEIISKYRKVHLPGSVEPREGAKYQQLEKRYFGYGDLGFPAVRAGSEWGGAIMGMMICNDRRWPESWRMLGMQGVELVCVGYNSAAYDPNGGNTEDATLRTFHSTLVAQANAYMNATWAIAVAKAGDEDGSGLIGGSCIVDPNGCIVAQAKTLADEIIVADIDLDLCRQGKDKMFNFAAHRRPDQYKLITERAGVVEPVAVN; from the coding sequence ATGGGGCCGACCCAGCGCGCCGACAGCCGGGCGCAGACGCTGTCCCGCCTGATAGAACTCCTGGAGCAGGCGGCTCGCCAGGGCGCGAAGCTGGTGGTGTTTCCCGAGCTCGCCTTCACGACCTTCTTCCCGCGCTGGATTTTGGAGGGCGATGCGCTCGACCAGTACTTCGAGCGCAGCATGCCGAACGCGTCCGTTGCCGCATTGTTCGATCGCGCGAGGACGCTCGGCGTCGGCTTCTATGTCGGCTACGCCGAGCTGACGCCCGACGGCCGCCGCTTCAACAGCTCCATTCTGGTCGATCCCGACGGCGAGATCATCAGCAAGTACCGCAAGGTTCATCTGCCGGGCTCGGTCGAGCCGCGCGAAGGGGCGAAGTATCAGCAGCTCGAGAAGCGCTATTTCGGCTACGGCGATCTCGGCTTTCCCGCGGTGCGCGCAGGCTCGGAGTGGGGCGGGGCGATCATGGGCATGATGATCTGCAACGACCGCCGCTGGCCGGAATCCTGGCGCATGCTCGGCATGCAGGGCGTCGAACTCGTCTGCGTCGGCTACAATTCCGCGGCCTATGATCCCAATGGCGGCAACACCGAGGATGCAACGCTGCGCACCTTCCACTCGACCCTGGTCGCGCAGGCCAATGCCTACATGAACGCGACCTGGGCGATCGCGGTCGCCAAGGCTGGCGACGAGGACGGCAGCGGCCTGATCGGCGGCTCCTGCATCGTTGACCCCAATGGCTGCATCGTCGCGCAGGCGAAGACTCTCGCGGATGAGATCATCGTCGCAGACATCGATCTCGATCTGTGCCGGCAGGGCAAGGACAAGATGTTCAACTTCGCGGCGCATCGCCGGCCGGATCAGTACAAGCTCATCACCGAACGTGCCGGCGTGGTCGAGCCGGTCGCCGTCAATTGA
- a CDS encoding LysR family transcriptional regulator, whose amino-acid sequence MNLRQLEILRAVIRHHTTVAAAEELSLSQPAISNALKAMEAQAGFTLFERVNNRLFPTPEAMTLYEESEAIFTLHARLENRVRDLREQKTGHLSIVATPPLAYSIIPPTLSGFLRRRPQTRMFFDVRRYEGVIEGVIGNVAELGFALGLSDHPGIAHEVVHTGEMVCVMPPQHPLAERHEISARHLAGFPLIGLERGTRLGEAVRDSFRESDADYQPTVEVRYCNTACVLAATGVGVAVVDPFSPRQGGHDLVVRPFTPSTSVSAYVLWSEARPLSNLAKTFRNEVRNASRSLTEKKSEIVSATTLPNTAPSPLVGEGIAGSSAHSVG is encoded by the coding sequence ATGAACCTGCGACAGCTGGAGATCCTGCGGGCGGTCATCCGCCACCACACCACCGTCGCGGCAGCGGAGGAGTTGTCGCTGTCGCAGCCGGCGATCAGCAACGCGCTGAAGGCGATGGAGGCGCAGGCCGGCTTCACCTTGTTCGAGCGCGTCAACAACCGGCTGTTCCCGACACCCGAGGCGATGACGCTGTATGAGGAAAGCGAGGCGATCTTCACACTTCATGCGCGGCTGGAAAACCGGGTCCGTGACCTGCGCGAGCAGAAGACAGGACATCTCTCGATCGTCGCCACGCCGCCGCTGGCCTACAGCATCATCCCGCCGACGCTCTCGGGCTTCCTGCGGCGCCGGCCGCAGACGCGGATGTTCTTCGACGTCCGGCGCTATGAGGGTGTCATCGAAGGCGTGATCGGCAACGTCGCCGAGCTCGGCTTCGCGCTCGGTCTGTCCGATCATCCCGGCATCGCGCATGAGGTGGTGCATACCGGTGAGATGGTCTGCGTGATGCCGCCGCAGCATCCGCTCGCGGAGCGGCACGAGATCTCAGCGCGCCATCTCGCCGGTTTCCCGCTGATCGGGCTTGAGCGCGGCACGCGGCTCGGCGAAGCGGTGCGCGACAGCTTTCGCGAATCCGATGCCGACTATCAGCCAACCGTCGAGGTCCGCTACTGCAACACGGCCTGCGTGCTGGCGGCAACCGGCGTCGGCGTCGCCGTAGTCGATCCCTTCTCGCCGCGCCAGGGCGGGCACGATCTCGTGGTACGCCCGTTCACGCCGAGCACGTCGGTATCGGCCTATGTGCTGTGGTCAGAGGCGAGGCCGCTGTCGAATCTCGCGAAGACGTTTCGGAATGAGGTGCGCAATGCGAGCCGGAGTCTCACGGAGAAAAAAAGCGAAATTGTTTCCGCAACGACACTGCCCAATACAGCGCCCTCGCCCCTTGTGGGAGAGGGCATCGCCGGCTCATCCGCTCACTCGGTTGGGTGA
- a CDS encoding DUF2267 domain-containing protein — protein sequence MSEIGVTALDHTVQETNIWLKAIEQRLGLANRQQAYNALRAVLHVLRDRLPLATAANFGAQLPMLIRGVYYEGWHHAATPTKDRHLEEFVDDIFRQLPPQFPVDPLKAARGVFEILWEKLDPGEFDKLMGHLPVPLRNLREPAT from the coding sequence ATGAGCGAGATCGGCGTCACCGCGCTGGACCACACCGTCCAGGAAACCAACATCTGGCTGAAGGCGATCGAGCAGCGGCTCGGGCTAGCGAACCGCCAGCAGGCCTACAACGCGCTCCGCGCGGTGCTGCATGTGCTGCGCGACCGCCTGCCGCTCGCCACTGCGGCGAATTTCGGCGCACAGCTGCCCATGCTGATCCGCGGCGTCTACTACGAGGGCTGGCATCACGCGGCGACGCCGACCAAGGACCGCCATCTCGAAGAGTTCGTCGACGACATCTTCCGGCAGCTGCCGCCGCAATTCCCAGTCGATCCTCTCAAGGCGGCGCGCGGCGTCTTCGAGATCCTCTGGGAGAAGCTCGATCCTGGCGAGTTCGACAAGCTGATGGGCCACCTGCCGGTGCCGCTCAGGAACCTGCGCGAACCGGCCACCTGA
- a CDS encoding nitric oxide reductase activation protein NorD, protein MLDFLELEETVGRAWHRLVGTTSSYPVHPDHAVALNEVSGRIAVMFRALGGETGVQIAGAKARKSSHRLGWRQRIGLGDECLDQAGRDGATVFLPDTIALLPHRALNAQLYHWLAAWFATMPTDPIADSDPLRHNLLALRRARETTIMVLTRFPGLNRTYAQLARALAAARPRRSLPRLEQQVEQIVMALLGAAVPPQGALLNAVIADGELPDMAPPGYRPMLPCPLWGDCWSRDSVAAEGDDEDTQIPAQQAETPDTRKRFARRERDETPKRDLFILNRFEKILAMAEMVNVDRPSDDTDDDDARKAADDLDELAISRRKGRPASKLKFDLDLPPEAVDTARLDSGRLYPEWNYRSGAYLPDHCRVVTGDAAETGETWAPDEAMRRRIRSVRRRFETLRPRHEVMRAQADGHDLDIDALVRARSDLNAGHGGLDRVHLAMRPLTHDLAVTLLVDVSLSTDAWIDGVRVLDVEKEALLVLAHGLSVCGDSHSILTFTSRRNSWVRLETVKAFGEKMSGQVERRIGALRPGYYTRIGTAVRHAAAGLAERPERKRLLLVLTDGKPNDVDHYEGRFAIEDTRKAVQEARRAGVAVFGVTIDAAAQSYFPTLFGRGGYAIVGNIRRLPAALPALYRQLAH, encoded by the coding sequence ATGCTCGACTTTCTCGAACTGGAGGAAACTGTCGGCCGCGCCTGGCATCGCCTGGTCGGCACGACCTCGAGCTATCCGGTCCATCCCGATCACGCGGTCGCGCTCAACGAGGTCAGCGGCCGTATCGCTGTGATGTTTCGCGCGCTCGGTGGCGAAACCGGCGTGCAGATCGCAGGCGCCAAGGCGCGCAAATCGAGCCATCGTCTCGGCTGGCGCCAGCGCATCGGTCTTGGTGACGAGTGCCTTGATCAGGCCGGCCGCGACGGCGCCACGGTCTTTCTTCCGGACACCATCGCGCTGCTGCCACATCGCGCGCTCAACGCGCAGCTCTACCACTGGCTCGCGGCGTGGTTCGCGACCATGCCGACTGATCCGATTGCGGACAGCGATCCGCTGCGGCACAATCTTCTCGCGCTGCGTCGGGCTCGAGAGACCACCATAATGGTACTCACGCGGTTTCCCGGATTGAATCGAACCTATGCCCAACTCGCGCGCGCACTGGCCGCGGCACGACCGCGGCGTTCGCTGCCGCGTCTGGAGCAGCAGGTCGAGCAGATCGTCATGGCGCTGCTGGGGGCTGCGGTGCCGCCGCAGGGCGCCTTGTTGAACGCCGTGATTGCCGATGGCGAACTGCCGGACATGGCGCCGCCCGGCTATCGGCCGATGCTGCCGTGCCCGTTGTGGGGCGATTGCTGGAGCCGCGACTCCGTTGCGGCGGAAGGCGATGACGAGGACACGCAGATACCGGCCCAGCAGGCCGAGACGCCCGATACCCGCAAGCGTTTCGCGAGGCGGGAGCGTGACGAGACGCCGAAGCGCGACCTGTTCATCCTCAATCGCTTCGAGAAAATCCTCGCAATGGCAGAGATGGTCAATGTCGATCGTCCCTCGGACGACACGGACGATGACGACGCCCGCAAGGCCGCGGACGATCTCGACGAGCTCGCGATCTCCAGGCGCAAGGGGCGGCCGGCGAGCAAGCTGAAGTTCGATCTCGATCTGCCGCCCGAGGCGGTGGACACCGCGCGCCTCGACAGCGGGCGACTTTATCCCGAATGGAATTATCGCAGCGGCGCCTATCTGCCCGACCACTGTCGCGTCGTCACCGGCGATGCCGCCGAGACCGGCGAGACCTGGGCACCGGATGAGGCCATGCGCCGCCGCATCCGCAGCGTGAGGCGTCGCTTCGAGACGTTGCGGCCCCGCCACGAGGTGATGCGCGCCCAGGCCGACGGCCATGATCTCGACATCGACGCGCTGGTCCGCGCGCGTAGCGATCTCAACGCCGGCCACGGCGGTCTCGATCGCGTCCACCTCGCGATGCGCCCGCTCACGCATGATCTCGCGGTGACCCTGCTGGTCGACGTCTCCCTGTCCACCGATGCCTGGATCGACGGCGTGCGTGTGCTCGACGTGGAGAAGGAGGCGCTGCTGGTGCTGGCGCATGGGCTGTCGGTCTGTGGTGACAGCCACAGCATCCTGACCTTCACATCGCGGCGTAATTCCTGGGTTCGCCTGGAGACCGTCAAGGCGTTCGGCGAGAAGATGAGCGGGCAGGTCGAGCGCCGTATCGGCGCACTTCGCCCCGGCTACTACACGCGCATCGGCACGGCCGTGCGCCATGCCGCCGCCGGGCTTGCCGAGCGTCCCGAGCGCAAGCGGCTGCTGCTGGTGCTGACCGACGGCAAGCCGAACGACGTCGATCACTACGAGGGACGGTTCGCAATCGAGGACACGCGCAAGGCGGTGCAGGAAGCCCGCCGCGCCGGCGTGGCGGTGTTCGGCGTCACCATCGATGCGGCGGCGCAGTCGTATTTTCCGACGCTGTTCGGCCGCGGCGGCTACGCCATCGTCGGCAATATTCGTCGCCTGCCCGCGGCGCTGCCGGCGCTCTACCGGCAGCTTGCGCATTGA
- a CDS encoding CbbQ/NirQ/NorQ/GpvN family protein, with product MKAALHAIDTVPAFPLYTPTANECALFEHAFRHRLPVLLKGPTGCGKTRFVAHMAARLGLPLHTVACHDDLTAADLTGRYLLKGGDTVWTDGPLTRAVREGGICYLDEVVEARKDVTVVLHPLTDDRRILPLERTGEELVAPDGFMLVVSYNPGYQSLHKALKPSTRQRFIAIEFGFLPAEQEIAVVAAESGLSPERVRPLVALAHRLRALQGHDLEEGVSTRLLVYCATLVAAGTPVAEAVLAAMIEPLTDDADVKAALREVVHAVIG from the coding sequence ATGAAAGCCGCGCTGCACGCGATCGACACTGTTCCCGCGTTTCCCCTGTACACGCCGACCGCGAATGAATGCGCGCTGTTCGAGCATGCGTTCCGGCATCGTCTGCCGGTGCTGCTGAAGGGCCCGACGGGGTGCGGCAAGACCCGCTTCGTCGCCCATATGGCGGCGCGGCTCGGCCTGCCGCTGCACACGGTGGCTTGTCACGATGACCTCACGGCCGCCGATCTCACCGGCCGTTATCTGCTCAAGGGCGGCGACACGGTGTGGACTGATGGCCCGCTGACCCGCGCGGTGCGCGAGGGCGGCATCTGCTATCTCGACGAGGTGGTCGAGGCGCGCAAGGACGTCACCGTCGTGCTGCATCCTCTCACCGACGATCGGCGCATTTTGCCGCTCGAGCGCACCGGCGAGGAACTGGTTGCGCCCGACGGCTTCATGCTCGTCGTCTCCTACAATCCCGGCTATCAATCGCTGCACAAGGCGCTGAAGCCCTCGACGCGCCAGCGCTTCATTGCGATCGAATTCGGCTTCCTGCCCGCAGAGCAGGAGATCGCCGTCGTGGCCGCCGAGAGCGGGTTGTCGCCGGAGCGCGTGCGGCCGCTGGTGGCGCTGGCGCACCGGCTGCGGGCGCTGCAGGGCCACGATCTCGAGGAAGGCGTCTCGACTCGGCTGCTGGTCTATTGCGCCACGCTCGTCGCCGCCGGAACGCCGGTGGCCGAGGCCGTGCTCGCCGCGATGATCGAGCCGCTCACCGACGATGCCGACGTCAAGGCCGCGCTACGCGAGGTCGTGCACGCTGTGATCGGGTGA
- a CDS encoding cbb3-type cytochrome c oxidase subunit I, which translates to MRYETQKVAMLYFYGALTLFLAQVLFGLLAGTIYVLPNTLSVLLPFNIVRMIHTNALIVWSLIGFMGATYFLLPEETETELYSPLLAKIQFWMFFGAAGAAVVGYLFHYHEGREFLEQPFIIKVGIVVVCLMFLFNVTMTALKGRKTTVTNILLFGLWGVAIFFLFAFYNPANLAVDKMYWWYIVHLWVEGVWELIMASILAFLMIKLNGIDREVVEKWLYVIIGLALFSGILGTGHHFYWIGAPGYWQWIGSLFSTVEVAPFFTMVIFTVQMTLKAGRKHPNRAALLWSVGCSVMAFLGAGVWGFLHTLSSVNYYTHGTQVTAAHGHLAFFGAYVMLNLAVMAYAVPQLRQRAPYNQWLSIASFWIMCTAMMVMTFALTFAGILQVHLQRVLGQSYMDVQDQLAMFYWVRLGSGVFVAISALMFVWAVLVPGRAKQAVIPGALQPAE; encoded by the coding sequence ATGAGATATGAGACCCAGAAGGTCGCGATGCTGTACTTCTACGGCGCGCTGACGCTCTTCCTCGCCCAGGTCCTGTTCGGCCTGCTCGCCGGCACCATCTACGTGCTGCCGAACACGCTGTCGGTCCTGCTGCCCTTCAACATCGTCCGCATGATCCACACCAACGCGCTGATCGTGTGGTCGCTGATCGGCTTCATGGGCGCGACCTATTTCCTGCTGCCCGAGGAGACCGAGACCGAGCTCTATAGTCCGCTGCTCGCCAAGATCCAGTTCTGGATGTTCTTCGGCGCTGCCGGGGCGGCCGTCGTCGGCTATCTCTTCCACTATCACGAGGGCCGCGAGTTCCTCGAGCAGCCCTTCATCATCAAGGTCGGCATCGTCGTGGTCTGCCTGATGTTCCTGTTCAACGTCACGATGACGGCGCTCAAGGGCCGCAAGACCACGGTGACCAACATCCTGCTGTTCGGGCTGTGGGGCGTCGCGATCTTCTTCCTGTTCGCGTTCTACAACCCGGCCAACCTCGCCGTCGACAAGATGTACTGGTGGTACATCGTCCATCTCTGGGTGGAAGGCGTCTGGGAGCTGATCATGGCCTCGATCCTGGCCTTCCTGATGATCAAGCTCAACGGTATCGATCGCGAGGTGGTCGAGAAGTGGCTCTATGTCATCATCGGCCTGGCGCTGTTCTCCGGCATCCTCGGCACCGGTCACCACTTCTACTGGATCGGCGCTCCCGGCTATTGGCAGTGGATCGGCTCGCTGTTCTCGACGGTTGAAGTCGCGCCGTTCTTCACCATGGTGATCTTCACGGTGCAGATGACACTCAAGGCTGGCCGCAAGCATCCGAACCGCGCCGCGCTGCTGTGGTCCGTCGGCTGCTCCGTCATGGCGTTCCTCGGCGCCGGCGTGTGGGGCTTCCTGCACACGCTGTCCTCGGTCAACTACTACACTCACGGCACGCAGGTCACCGCTGCGCACGGCCATCTCGCCTTCTTCGGCGCCTATGTGATGCTGAACCTCGCCGTGATGGCCTATGCGGTGCCGCAGCTGCGCCAGCGCGCGCCCTATAATCAGTGGCTCTCGATCGCGAGCTTCTGGATCATGTGCACGGCAATGATGGTGATGACCTTCGCGCTGACCTTCGCCGGCATTCTCCAGGTGCATCTGCAGCGCGTGCTTGGCCAGAGCTACATGGACGTGCAGGACCAGCTCGCGATGTTCTACTGGGTGCGGCTCGGCTCCGGTGTGTTCGTTGCGATCTCGGCGCTGATGTTCGTCTGGGCCGTGCTGGTGCCCGGCCGTGCCAAGCAGGCGGTCATCCCCGGCGCCTTGCAGCCCGCGGAGTGA
- a CDS encoding cytochrome c codes for MAERLTKSAARNVFYGGSAFFFAIFLGLTAHSHYYMVTTSTKASTLSDGVARGKHVWEKNSCINCHTLLGEGAYFAPEVGNVWDRWGGREDPAAAREMLKSWMQSQPSGAPGRRQMPQFNLSDQELNDLADFLQWTDTIKRQDWPPNKAG; via the coding sequence ATGGCGGAACGCCTGACCAAGTCGGCCGCGCGGAACGTCTTCTACGGCGGTTCGGCCTTCTTCTTTGCGATCTTCCTCGGGCTGACCGCGCACAGCCACTACTACATGGTCACGACCTCGACCAAGGCGTCGACGCTCTCGGATGGCGTCGCGCGCGGCAAGCATGTCTGGGAGAAGAACTCCTGCATCAACTGCCACACGCTGCTCGGCGAGGGCGCCTATTTCGCGCCGGAGGTCGGCAATGTCTGGGACCGCTGGGGCGGCCGAGAGGATCCGGCGGCTGCCCGCGAGATGCTGAAGTCCTGGATGCAGTCGCAGCCCTCCGGCGCGCCCGGCCGGCGGCAGATGCCGCAGTTCAACCTGTCCGACCAGGAGCTCAACGACCTCGCCGACTTCCTGCAATGGACCGACACGATCAAGCGCCAGGACTGGCCGCCGAACAAGGCCGGCTGA
- a CDS encoding cytochrome C oxidase subunit IV family protein, which yields MFRDRLDFAWLQLLSFALATLAASLLVPGKWFVDALVLSLALAKGRVIVLDYLGLRHAPALWRGLLTTWLAGLAAFSALAVAIRALV from the coding sequence ATGTTCCGCGATCGACTTGATTTCGCCTGGCTGCAACTGCTGAGCTTCGCTCTCGCCACGCTCGCAGCCTCGCTGCTGGTACCCGGCAAATGGTTCGTCGACGCTCTCGTCCTTTCGCTCGCCCTTGCGAAGGGCAGGGTGATCGTTCTCGACTATCTCGGCCTGCGCCATGCGCCCGCGCTGTGGCGCGGTCTGCTCACCACCTGGCTCGCCGGTCTGGCAGCCTTTTCCGCGCTTGCGGTTGCCATCCGGGCTCTCGTCTGA
- a CDS encoding cytochrome c oxidase subunit 3, with translation MSALTCETDEEERWGVLDGLPGDPMMWVLILSELVAFGLLLSAFIVARAVNPTVFAAGQAVLDGPLAALNTIVLVTSGWAAARAAAAARRASVRNARRWIALAMMLGAAFIGIKLTEYGNEIASGASLESSVFFTLYFLLTGFHLLHVLLGIVILAIVSHHATSGGVETGAAFWHMVDLVWIVIFPILYLVR, from the coding sequence ATGTCGGCACTCACATGCGAAACAGACGAGGAGGAGCGCTGGGGCGTGCTCGACGGGCTGCCCGGCGATCCCATGATGTGGGTGCTGATCCTCAGCGAGCTCGTCGCGTTCGGCCTGTTGCTCTCTGCCTTCATCGTCGCTCGTGCCGTCAACCCGACCGTGTTCGCCGCAGGGCAGGCCGTGCTCGACGGACCGCTCGCCGCGTTGAACACGATCGTGCTGGTGACGAGCGGCTGGGCCGCCGCGCGGGCGGCCGCAGCTGCGCGGCGCGCATCCGTTCGCAATGCACGGCGCTGGATCGCACTCGCCATGATGCTCGGTGCTGCGTTCATCGGCATCAAGCTGACCGAGTACGGCAACGAGATCGCATCCGGTGCCAGCCTCGAATCCTCGGTCTTCTTCACCCTCTACTTTCTGCTGACAGGCTTCCACCTGCTGCACGTCCTGCTCGGCATCGTCATCCTCGCCATCGTCAGCCACCACGCCACGTCCGGCGGCGTCGAGACCGGGGCAGCGTTCTGGCACATGGTCGACCTGGTCTGGATCGTCATCTTCCCAATCCTTTATTTGGTGAGGTGA
- a CDS encoding M20 family metallopeptidase: protein MDNRSEIWRGVDAIKTRFIELSDRVWSMPEVCYTEARSSAEHLAELKHQGFRITEKVAGIPTALMGEWGEGGPVIAFMGEYDALPGLSQEAGVAEHRPIETGGHGHGCGHNLLGSAALLAATAVKDWLAANKVPGRVRYYGCPAEEGGAAKAFMVRAGAFEDADIAITWHPSSFWEVVMTPSLANTRADFIFTGRTSHAAASPHLGRSALDAVELMNVGVNYMREHMPSDARVHYALLDTGGIAPNVVQAHARVRYSIRARDLPGMNELVGRVHKIAQGAAMMTETKVEMKIISAVSNILPNTPLEEALYEVMQELGPPHFDDSDRDFAGQIQATLTDKDIESVYYSIGMDPTDRPLADFLVPLNTKRNPQIGSTDVGDVSWVVPTVQVHAPTVAIGTPFHTWQVVAQGKTPAAHKAMVQAAKAMAGLGIKALNEPTLIAAAKADLTKRTTRTPYVSPLPAEVEPPLTMSVA, encoded by the coding sequence ATGGATAATCGCAGCGAGATCTGGCGCGGCGTCGACGCGATCAAGACCCGTTTCATCGAGCTCAGCGACCGGGTGTGGAGCATGCCCGAGGTCTGCTACACCGAGGCCCGCTCCTCTGCCGAACATCTCGCCGAGCTGAAGCACCAGGGTTTTCGCATCACCGAGAAGGTCGCGGGCATTCCGACCGCGCTGATGGGCGAATGGGGCGAAGGCGGTCCGGTCATTGCCTTCATGGGCGAGTACGACGCCCTGCCCGGCCTTTCTCAGGAAGCCGGCGTGGCCGAGCATCGTCCGATCGAGACCGGCGGGCATGGCCATGGCTGCGGCCACAACCTGCTGGGCTCGGCGGCGCTGCTCGCCGCCACCGCCGTGAAGGACTGGCTCGCCGCCAACAAGGTTCCGGGACGGGTACGCTACTATGGCTGTCCGGCCGAGGAAGGCGGCGCGGCAAAAGCCTTCATGGTGCGCGCGGGCGCGTTCGAGGACGCCGACATTGCGATCACCTGGCATCCCTCCAGCTTCTGGGAAGTGGTGATGACGCCGTCGCTGGCCAACACCCGCGCCGACTTCATCTTCACCGGACGCACCTCGCATGCGGCGGCGTCGCCGCATCTCGGCCGCAGCGCGCTCGACGCCGTCGAGCTGATGAATGTCGGCGTCAACTACATGCGCGAGCACATGCCGAGCGATGCCCGCGTGCACTACGCGCTGCTCGACACCGGCGGGATCGCGCCCAACGTCGTCCAGGCCCATGCGCGGGTGCGCTACTCGATCCGTGCCCGCGACCTGCCCGGCATGAACGAGCTGGTCGGGCGCGTGCACAAGATCGCGCAAGGCGCGGCGATGATGACGGAGACCAAGGTCGAGATGAAGATCATCTCGGCGGTCTCCAACATCCTGCCGAACACGCCGCTCGAAGAGGCGCTGTACGAGGTGATGCAGGAGCTCGGGCCGCCGCATTTCGACGACAGCGACAGGGATTTCGCCGGGCAGATCCAGGCGACCTTGACCGACAAGGATATCGAGTCCGTCTACTACAGCATCGGCATGGACCCGACCGACAGGCCGCTCGCCGACTTCCTCGTGCCGCTCAACACCAAGCGTAATCCGCAGATCGGCTCGACCGATGTCGGCGACGTCAGCTGGGTGGTGCCGACGGTGCAAGTGCACGCGCCGACGGTGGCGATCGGCACGCCGTTCCACACCTGGCAGGTGGTTGCGCAGGGCAAGACGCCCGCCGCCCACAAGGCGATGGTGCAGGCGGCCAAGGCGATGGCCGGCCTCGGCATCAAGGCGCTGAACGAGCCCACGCTGATCGCGGCCGCGAAAGCCGATCTGACGAAGCGGACGACGCGGACGCCCTACGTCAGCCCGTTGCCGGCGGAGGTCGAGCCGCCGCTGACGATGTCGGTTGCCTGA
- a CDS encoding amidase family protein, which produces MAKTAKKPAAKAARPVPKRAAARTAAKAKPSAKAKAMTKAVPRPQVKAAAAKPRLPKGPAWQWSAVETAAAIRSGAVSSVEVTQAHIARMHAVNPKLNAVVVDLSEDALKAARAADKARDKSGLLHGVPVTIKENVDYEGRPNPNGVQAQMGIIAPSDAPVVRNLKKAGAIVLGLTNTPEFSFRGFTDNPLHGLTLNPWDPEITCGGSSGGAGSAVAAGIGTIAHGNDIGGSLRWPAHCNGVVTIKPTQGRIPAYNESAAGERPMLAHLMSSQGPLARSVADVRLALEVMSRRDPRDPWWVPAPLEGDKPKRPIKVALAKIPDDMDVDPSVRAALRQAADHLERSGYRVSEVEVPDISGVWQTWCDVITTEGVVMQEAKMLAVTSEDFHKAWGGMRAKAEILDLAGWMKATAQRSTHIRAWQLFFEDYPVVLAPTTVKPTPGPRDDTVSAERVQEIFFNEIRFISAINVLGLPGAVVPVTVHNGQPIGVQLIAGRYREDLALDAAAAIEKGAGMLVRQLWERLA; this is translated from the coding sequence ATGGCAAAGACAGCGAAGAAGCCGGCGGCAAAGGCCGCCCGGCCGGTCCCGAAGCGCGCCGCCGCGCGCACCGCGGCCAAGGCAAAACCGTCCGCCAAGGCGAAGGCCATGACCAAGGCGGTGCCGAGGCCGCAGGTGAAGGCCGCTGCGGCAAAGCCGCGACTGCCGAAGGGACCGGCCTGGCAATGGTCAGCGGTCGAGACGGCGGCGGCGATCCGCTCGGGCGCGGTCTCCTCAGTCGAGGTCACCCAGGCGCACATCGCGCGCATGCATGCGGTCAATCCCAAGCTCAACGCGGTCGTCGTCGATCTCAGCGAAGACGCCCTGAAGGCCGCGCGCGCCGCCGACAAGGCCCGTGACAAGTCCGGGCTGCTGCACGGTGTGCCCGTCACGATCAAGGAGAATGTCGACTACGAGGGCCGGCCGAATCCGAACGGCGTTCAGGCGCAGATGGGCATCATCGCGCCGTCGGACGCGCCGGTCGTGCGCAACCTCAAGAAGGCCGGCGCGATCGTGCTCGGTCTCACCAACACGCCGGAATTCTCCTTCCGCGGCTTCACCGACAATCCGCTGCATGGGCTGACGTTGAACCCGTGGGATCCGGAGATCACCTGTGGCGGCTCGTCGGGCGGCGCAGGCAGCGCCGTTGCCGCCGGCATCGGCACCATCGCGCATGGCAACGACATTGGCGGCTCGCTGCGCTGGCCGGCGCATTGCAACGGCGTCGTGACCATCAAGCCGACCCAGGGGCGCATTCCGGCCTACAATGAGAGTGCCGCAGGCGAGCGGCCGATGCTGGCGCACCTGATGTCGTCGCAGGGCCCGCTGGCGCGCAGCGTCGCCGATGTCCGGCTGGCGCTGGAGGTGATGAGCCGGCGCGATCCGCGCGATCCCTGGTGGGTGCCGGCGCCGCTCGAAGGCGACAAGCCGAAGCGACCGATCAAGGTCGCGCTGGCCAAGATCCCCGACGACATGGACGTCGATCCCTCGGTGCGCGCGGCGCTCCGGCAGGCTGCCGATCATCTGGAGCGCTCCGGCTATCGCGTCAGCGAGGTCGAGGTGCCCGACATCTCCGGCGTCTGGCAGACCTGGTGCGATGTCATCACCACCGAAGGGGTGGTGATGCAGGAGGCCAAGATGCTCGCCGTCACCTCGGAGGACTTCCACAAGGCGTGGGGCGGGATGCGGGCCAAGGCCGAGATCCTCGACCTGGCCGGCTGGATGAAGGCGACGGCGCAGCGCTCCACCCATATCCGCGCTTGGCAGCTGTTCTTCGAGGACTATCCGGTGGTGCTCGCCCCGACCACGGTGAAGCCGACTCCGGGTCCGCGCGACGACACCGTCAGCGCCGAGCGGGTGCAGGAGATCTTCTTCAACGAGATCCGCTTCATCTCCGCGATCAACGTGCTCGGCCTGCCCGGCGCGGTGGTGCCGGTCACGGTCCACAATGGCCAGCCGATCGGCGTGCAGCTGATCGCGGGCCGTTATCGCGAGGACCTCGCGCTCGATGCCGCCGCCGCGATCGAGAAGGGCGCGGGCATGCTGGTGCGCCAGCTCTGGGAACGGCTGGCCTAA